The Streptomyces collinus DNA segment TCACCGGGGCACGGTGCTTTCTCGGACCACGAGGGTGGGCCGGAGAAGGACCTGTTCGGCCTTGGCGTCCGGGTCCTTGAGCCGGTCGAGGAGGAGGCGCATGGTGTGTCGTGCGACCAATTCCAGTGGCTGGGCGAGGCTGGTCAATCCCGGGTCGACGAAGTGTGCGCCGACGCTGTCGTCGAATCCCACGACGCCGACGTCACGGCCGACGGCCAGTCCCCGCTCCCGGCACGCCTGGAGCGCACCGATCGCGATCGTGTCGCTGACGCACACGAAGCCTGTCGGCGGCTGCTTCCTGTCGAGGAGTCGAACAGCGAGCTCCCGGCCCGTGCTGATCTCGTCGGACCCGCGGACCGCGAGATCACGGGTCGAGAAGCCGTGTGCACGCATGGCGCGGCGCCAGCCGGACTCCCGGTCGTCCCCGAACCCGTTGCGCCCGTCCAAGCCCAAGTAGGCAATGCGCCGGTGACCGCGTTCGGCGAGATGGTCCACGGCCTGCTCCATACCGGCGGCGCCGTCGACGTCGACCCACCACGTGTCCGACATGGGATGACCCCAGGGGCGCCCGAAGGAGACGAAGGGAATGCCGCGTTCGCGTAGGAAGGTGATGCGAGGGTCGTGGTCCTGGGTGAAAGTGATCACGAAGCAGTCGACGGTGTTCGTGCTGAAGATCTCCTGGATGACCTGGATCTCTTCCTCGTCGGTGGCGGCGGGGTGGCAGTAGACCGCATGGTCGGCTCGGTGTGCCGCTACCGAGAGTTCGTAGAGAAAGCTCGCCCATACCCCGCCCGACTGACCTTCGGTGGTCGGCAACAGCCGAAAGCCCACGGCCCGCGGAGACTGCGTGCGCAGTGAACGCGCAGCCTGGTTGGGTCGGTAACCCAACTCGTCGACTGCTTTGAGGACCCGCCGCAACGTAGTTGGGCTGAGACGGTCCGGGGAGTTCAAGGCGTAGTGAACGGTCTGCTTGGAGACTCCCACCCGCGCCGCCACCATGGCCATGGTCGGCCTTGACGACGCGGACGTTCCCTCAGCGGCCGGCTTGCGACCGCGCTGCGGAACCGATGGTTGATCGGTAAAACTCATCCGTTCATTCTGGTGGGCAGGGAGTGCGACAGTCAAGCATGTTCGACCCCCGCCCGCCCGCAGCGTCGCGCCGATCAGGACCACAGGATCGCTGAGGGCTGTCGTCGAGCGTCCCCGGGTGTGTCATGCGCACGCCTCGCGCCGAGGACGCCCGTGAACTGGTGGAATATCCGCGAAGTGGTCACGGGATATGCCGGGCCTCTCCCGATAGCGTCCCAGTGCAGGCGCCGCTGCGACGGTCACCTTCTCGTGCGTGCAGACCTCTTGACTTGCTGCGGCAAACGCCCCTACGGTCCCCGTTTTATCGGTAACACAAAGGTTTTATCGATGACACCGAGAGCCCGCGAACCTGCGCCCACAAGCTCGACCAGGCGCCGTGACGCGGCGAAACGATCAAGGGCTGCTCTACGGCGACGTACCGTCAGCGGAAGGGACGACTGTGTTCAGAAGCAGGAATGTGATCAAGGAGGCGGCTGCCGCCTCGACTGTTGACCGCCGCAACCTCCTCAAGGCGGGCATGTTCGCCGGTCTCGGTCTGGCCGCCGCGCCCGCGCTCGCGGCATGCGGCGGTGGCTCCGCGGGGAGTGGACCTGGACTGAAGTGGGCGGGTTGGGACGGGCCGCCCCAGTCGGAAGTGTTCCGTCGGTTCTCCGAGAAGATGACCGAGAAACTGGGCGTGAAGGTCACTTACCAACAGGTCGTGGGTGACTACCTCTCCAAGCTGCTGCCGCAACTGTCGGCCGGCGCCGCTCCCGACGCCTTCTACGTCGGTGACATCTACATGGCCAAGCTGATCGAGACCAAGCAGGTGCTCGACCTCACCGACTACCTGGACAGTGGCAGCGCCGCGGTCAGGCTCGATGACTTCCACGAAGGGCTGTACCGGTGGTGCAGGCCCGCGGACGGCAGCCCCGGGCTGTACGGGCTGCCGGTGGACTGCAGTCCGTTGGTGTTCTGGTTCAACAAGGACCTCTTGGCCGAGGCGGGCGTCAGCACCGACCCGGCCGCCCGGTTCGAGGCGGGCACCTGGACCCAGGGCGCGCTGACCGACCTGCTCGACAAGATCCGCGCCACCAAGAAGAGGGGGCTGGTGCTCAATGGCAGCAACTGGTTCGACTGGTTCGGCTGGATGTCCACCTTCGGCGGGACGCTCTTCGACGAGTCCGGTAAGGCGGTGTTCGACGCCGACCCCAAGTCCCAGGAGGCGCTGGCATGGCTGTTCGAGCAGTTGAAGTCGGGAAACATCACCTACTCCGGCGCCCTCCCGCAGGGACAGGGCCCTGACGTGCTGTTCTACGCCGGCCAGCTGGCCTGCCTCACCTACCCCCGCGTCATCCTGCCGAACATGAAGAAGGTCAAGTTCGGCTTCGATATCACCCCCTTGCCCTCCCTGTCCGGTAAGGACGTCATGCCGGTACCGGTCAACACGGCGGCGCTGTCGGTCAACGCCAAGTCCAAGAACCAGGCCAAGGCGCTGGAGTTCCTCGGCAACTTCCTGAACGCCGAGGGGCAGAGGTTCCGCCTGTCCGGCGGCGGCAACGCGGTGCCGTCGATCAAGGGCCTGGACGACGTCGTCACCGAGGGCAACGTGCCCGCGCACGGCAGCCTGTTCAACGATGTCGCGGCCAAGGGCTACGCCGTCCCCAGCGCGATCGCCAGCAACGCGAAGGTCGCCCGAGAGCTCCCGGTGATGGTGGACAAGATGCTCAAGGCGGGCAACGAGACGCCGCGTTCGTTCAGCGGCAAGGTGGTCAAGCTGATCAACGGGGGCGCCTGATGGCCGTCAGCAGCGCCGGTTCCCGGGCCCGGGCGCGGCTGACGTCCGCGGACCCGGACGTCCACCCGGACCGCCGGAGCCGGCGTCGGCGGGGCCGGGACACGGCCGCGGGATACCTGTTCCTGGCGCCCCAGTTGCTGGGGCTGGTGGTGTTCATGGTCGGCCCGCTGCTGTTCGCCCTGGTGCTGGCGTTCTACCACTGGGACGGGTTCGGCACCCGGTCCTTCGCGGGCCTGTCCAACTTCACGGAGGTCATGTCCTCCCAGCGCATTCAGCGCGCGGCGGTCAACACCGTCTGGTTCACGGTGTTGCAGGTGCCGGGACTGATGCTCACGGGATTGTTCTTCGCCCTGCTGATGCAGCGTGCCGGCAAGCTGACCCCGGTGTACCGGCTGGCGTTCTTCGCCCCGGTGATCACCTCTTCGGTCGCGGTCGCGGCGATCTGGCTGTGGCTCTTCAACCCCGACATCAGCCCGGTCAACAACGCGCTACGCGGGATCGGGCTGCCCGCGCCGAACTGGCTGCAGGACGCCCGGTTCGTCATCCCCGCCTTCGCGATCGTCGGGATCTGGCAGGGCCTGGGCTACCAGCTGATCATGTTCATGGCCGGGCTGCAGAGCATCGACCGCTCGTTCCTGGAGGCCGCCGTGCTGGACGGCTGTTCGGAGTGGCAGAAGCTGCGGCACGTCACCATCCCGCTGCTGTCCCCGACCATCCTGTTCCTCTCCATCACCTCGATCATTGGCTCCTTCCAGGTGTTCGACTACATCTACGTCTTCTTCGACGACAGGGCTCCGGACTCCGCCCGCACCATCGTCTACGAGGTGGTCCGGATCGCCTTCGGTGAGTTCAACTTCGGGGCGGCATCGGCTCTCGCCTTCCTCCTGTTCCTGGCCCTGCTCGTAGTCACCGGCTGCCAGCTCGCAGCCCAGAAGAAGTGGGTGCACTACACAGAATGAGTACTTTCTCCGACACCCTCAGCCGCGCGGTCACGACCGCCAAGGGGGCTTCCGGCTCCGGCCGGCCCGCCCGTCGCAAACTGCTGCTGCACGCGGTCCTCGTCGTCTGCGCCATCGGCATGGCGCTGCCGTTCGCCTGGATGCTGTTCTCCTCGTTCAAACCCTTGAGCGAGATCTTCGTACAGCCGCCCAAGCTCTTGCCTCAGGACTGGACCGAGCAGGGCTACCGCACCGCTCTGGGCGGGGCCGACTTCGTCCGCGGGTTCTGGAACAGCACCTACATCGCCCTGACGGTCACCGCGGTCTCCCTGCTCACCTCGGCGATGGCCGCCTACGCGTTCTCGCGGATCGACTTCTGGGGCCGCCGCCCGCTGTTCATTGTCTTCCTTGCGACCATGATGGTCCCCGGCCAGCTCACGATCATCCCGCTGTACATCATCATGGGCTGGCTGGGCTGGGTGGACACCCATGCCGCGATCATCGTGCCGCCCGCACTGTTCAACGCCTTCGGCGTCTTCCTGCTGCGTCAGTACATCAAAGGCATCCCCGTGGAGTTGGAGGAAGCCGCCCAGATCGACGGCGCCGGGCGGGTGCGCCGGTTCGTGACGATCATCCTGCCGCTGCTGCGCACCCCTCTCACGGCGCTGGGGATCTTCACCTTCCTCGGCCAGTGGAACAACTTCTTCTTCCCGCTGATCTTCCTGAACAGCTCCGAGAAGTTCACGCTGCCGCTGCTGGTCAACCAGTTCAAGGGCCAGTACGTCTCTGACTGGCCCGCTCTGATGGCCGCCACGACATTGCTGGCGGCGCCGATGTTGATCGTGTTCGCGTTCGCGCAACGCCAGATCGTCGAAGGCATCGCCCTGTCCGGCTCCAAGTCCTGAGCCACGCACATTCAGAAGGCCGGCCATCGAACTCCGGGCTACGCCCAGCCACCCAGCGCACCCAGCCCACGCACCCCACAACAAGACCTATCAGAGAAGGGCACGCATGACCCCCCACGGAGACCCCTCCGACCAGGGCAACCCCACCCACGACCCGGCACCCGCGCGGTCCCGGCACGCCCCTCCCGGTCACGACGACCACACCACCACCGCCACAGAAGAATCCCGGCCCGACACCGGGTGGACGCTCAGCACGACCGAAACCGACGATGACTACGCCCCGACCTTCCTCGCCAACGGCTATTTCGGTGGCCGGATCCCCGCGGCGGGGACGGGATACGCGACGGCGCCGATCGAAGCCCAGGCGCACCTGGCCGGGTTCTTCGCCCAGGACGGCCCGATCGAGAAGTACGCGAACATCCCGACTTGGTCCACGCTCGCGTTCTCCGACGAGTCGGGCACCTACGGCTGGCTGCCACAGGCGGCACGGGCAGGTGAACAGGACGACCCGGAGCAGGGAGCGGTCAGCGACTACCGGCAGACACTGGACCTGCGGGCCGGGTTGCTGACCACCCAGGCGACGTGGACCTCACCGGCGGGCCGCCGCACCGATCTCACGTATCAGGTACTGGTCCACCGGGCCCGGCATCGGGTGGCCGCCGTCCAGCTCACCTTCACCCCGCACTGGAGTGGCAGCGCGCGCGTGTCCGGGGTCTTCGACGGGACCAGCGCAAGGCTGACCGAACAGTCGATCAAGGGCTACGACGGTACGGCGGCCGAGTCGTACGAGACGGTGACCACGCTCGGCACGGGTATCACCGCAGCGCTCGCGTCGCGACTGGAACTGCCCACCGGGGTGGCGGCACACGTCGCCGAGTTCGAGACCGACGAGGTCCAGTCGGTTGGTGTGCAGGCGACCTTCGATGTGGAGGCCGGCAGCACGTACACGGTCACCAAGTACGTCGGCGTGGCCAGTTCCCAGGACTGCGAAGACCCGTTGCCGGCTGCTCGCGCCGCCTCGGCGGCCGCGGCGGACACCGGGTACGGTGACCTGCTGACCGAGCACAAGGTGGCGTGGGACGACCTGTGGCGGGCCGACATCGAGGTCCTGGGGGATCCGGTGCTGCAGCTGCAGGTCCGCGCGAGCATGTTCTACCTGCTGCAGAGCACCCGCGCCGGGGTGAATTGGAGCCTGTCCCCGTGCGGCCTGTCCGGCGACGGATACAACGGGCACGTCTTCTGGGACACCGAGACCTGGATGTATCCAGCGCTGCTGGCCCAGCACCCGGACATCGCGGCGGG contains these protein-coding regions:
- a CDS encoding LacI family DNA-binding transcriptional regulator, whose translation is MSFTDQPSVPQRGRKPAAEGTSASSRPTMAMVAARVGVSKQTVHYALNSPDRLSPTTLRRVLKAVDELGYRPNQAARSLRTQSPRAVGFRLLPTTEGQSGGVWASFLYELSVAAHRADHAVYCHPAATDEEEIQVIQEIFSTNTVDCFVITFTQDHDPRITFLRERGIPFVSFGRPWGHPMSDTWWVDVDGAAGMEQAVDHLAERGHRRIAYLGLDGRNGFGDDRESGWRRAMRAHGFSTRDLAVRGSDEISTGRELAVRLLDRKQPPTGFVCVSDTIAIGALQACRERGLAVGRDVGVVGFDDSVGAHFVDPGLTSLAQPLELVARHTMRLLLDRLKDPDAKAEQVLLRPTLVVRESTVPR
- a CDS encoding carbohydrate ABC transporter permease; translation: MSTFSDTLSRAVTTAKGASGSGRPARRKLLLHAVLVVCAIGMALPFAWMLFSSFKPLSEIFVQPPKLLPQDWTEQGYRTALGGADFVRGFWNSTYIALTVTAVSLLTSAMAAYAFSRIDFWGRRPLFIVFLATMMVPGQLTIIPLYIIMGWLGWVDTHAAIIVPPALFNAFGVFLLRQYIKGIPVELEEAAQIDGAGRVRRFVTIILPLLRTPLTALGIFTFLGQWNNFFFPLIFLNSSEKFTLPLLVNQFKGQYVSDWPALMAATTLLAAPMLIVFAFAQRQIVEGIALSGSKS
- a CDS encoding ABC transporter substrate-binding protein: MFRSRNVIKEAAAASTVDRRNLLKAGMFAGLGLAAAPALAACGGGSAGSGPGLKWAGWDGPPQSEVFRRFSEKMTEKLGVKVTYQQVVGDYLSKLLPQLSAGAAPDAFYVGDIYMAKLIETKQVLDLTDYLDSGSAAVRLDDFHEGLYRWCRPADGSPGLYGLPVDCSPLVFWFNKDLLAEAGVSTDPAARFEAGTWTQGALTDLLDKIRATKKRGLVLNGSNWFDWFGWMSTFGGTLFDESGKAVFDADPKSQEALAWLFEQLKSGNITYSGALPQGQGPDVLFYAGQLACLTYPRVILPNMKKVKFGFDITPLPSLSGKDVMPVPVNTAALSVNAKSKNQAKALEFLGNFLNAEGQRFRLSGGGNAVPSIKGLDDVVTEGNVPAHGSLFNDVAAKGYAVPSAIASNAKVARELPVMVDKMLKAGNETPRSFSGKVVKLINGGA
- a CDS encoding carbohydrate ABC transporter permease; translated protein: MAVSSAGSRARARLTSADPDVHPDRRSRRRRGRDTAAGYLFLAPQLLGLVVFMVGPLLFALVLAFYHWDGFGTRSFAGLSNFTEVMSSQRIQRAAVNTVWFTVLQVPGLMLTGLFFALLMQRAGKLTPVYRLAFFAPVITSSVAVAAIWLWLFNPDISPVNNALRGIGLPAPNWLQDARFVIPAFAIVGIWQGLGYQLIMFMAGLQSIDRSFLEAAVLDGCSEWQKLRHVTIPLLSPTILFLSITSIIGSFQVFDYIYVFFDDRAPDSARTIVYEVVRIAFGEFNFGAASALAFLLFLALLVVTGCQLAAQKKWVHYTE
- a CDS encoding glycoside hydrolase family 65 protein produces the protein MTPHGDPSDQGNPTHDPAPARSRHAPPGHDDHTTTATEESRPDTGWTLSTTETDDDYAPTFLANGYFGGRIPAAGTGYATAPIEAQAHLAGFFAQDGPIEKYANIPTWSTLAFSDESGTYGWLPQAARAGEQDDPEQGAVSDYRQTLDLRAGLLTTQATWTSPAGRRTDLTYQVLVHRARHRVAAVQLTFTPHWSGSARVSGVFDGTSARLTEQSIKGYDGTAAESYETVTTLGTGITAALASRLELPTGVAAHVAEFETDEVQSVGVQATFDVEAGSTYTVTKYVGVASSQDCEDPLPAARAASAAAADTGYGDLLTEHKVAWDDLWRADIEVLGDPVLQLQVRASMFYLLQSTRAGVNWSLSPCGLSGDGYNGHVFWDTETWMYPALLAQHPDIAAGMNTYRQQRLAAAQAYAARTGFGGARFPWESALHGDEQTPPGWEMGDLEHHITADVALAHWQYYLATGDRDWLAENAWPVLKGAAEFWVSSAVPHDDGGYDINQVMGPDEYHFPVDNSVYTNVAAAETLRIATQAAKVVGVAADPEWERVADGLRVPYDEDLGIHPQYDGYDGETIKQADVVMLQYPWEHPMPAEVARNDLDHYVPRTDPDGPSMTDSIHSIAHAALGTPGSAAYDFMRRSVDPFIRGPFNQFAEGRNGGAFTFTTGQGGFLQVFLYGFSGMRWREDRLRLDPTLPPQLDGLTLRRMLWQGREFDVEIGPEHTTMTLTGGLPTQVEVAGATHPLRQGAPLILPTRRPDPLPTSDLAGASRRA